From the Kribbella sp. CA-293567 genome, the window GGACAGCGTCACCGGCTAGATGTAGCGCTGCTTGACCGGTTTCAAGGGTGGTGGATTCGCCAGCGCTCTCAGGCGATCGGCGTCACAGACCGCGGCGGCGACCAGGAGGTGCAGGGTCATCGAGCTGAGGTCCGAGAGGCCGCTCTCGTTGAGCGAGGCAACCGTCACGTAGCCGAGCAGAAGGGCGCCGCTGGCCTTGACGTAGGGAGTCGGGGCCCGGAGGACCGAGGCCCAGGCGAGGATGAAGGCGACGCCGACGATCGCGACCGCCAGCAGGCCGGTCTCCCAGTAGAGGCTCAGCCAGCTGTTGTCGATCGCCATCACGTCGATGTCGCCCTCGCCCCGGCGGAGCAGCACCCGCTTGTTGCCCAGACCATGGCCGATGATCGCCGTCTGCAGGGAGACATCCTCGTCCAGCACGTACTGCCAGCTCGTGGTGCGACCGCTCAGGGAGCTGATCTGCTTGGTCCCCTGTCCCCGCAGCAGCCACGTCTGCAGCGACGGGACCACCAGGAACGCCAGCCCCAGCAGGGCCGGCACCGAGATCGACGCTATTCGGCTGAACCAGCTCTTCCGGGTCAGGAAGAGGGCCAGGACCAGACCGACGGCGACCGCGGCGGCCGCCGTCCGGGTCCGGCTCGCCGCGACCAGGACGACGCCGATGGTGATCATCACCCCGGCCGGGATGAACGAGATCTTGCGGGCGAAGAAGGCGATGATCGCCAGCCCGAGCAGGATCGCGCCGACCTCGCCGACACGCGGTGGCAGCATCGGGATGAGCACGCCCTGCAAGCGGTAGCCGGTGCCGAACGAGCTGAGCGGCCGCCAGGCCACCGAGGGCCGCCAGACCACGCTGAGCACGACCGTGAGCGCCAGCAGCAGATGCGCGAACAGATGCGCCCGGATCAGCCGCTCCGGCACCCGGATCAGCGGCCGCCACAGCATGAACAGCAGGATCAGGCCGATCATGAACCGCGCGAGCCGCAGCAGCGGGCCGCCCGGATCCGCGAGCAGGAAGGCCGTGGCCGTGGCGAAGAGCGCGTAGGCGACGTACAGGGTGGTGGTGGGGCTCGCGCGGGTCCGGAAACCCGGCTTGGTGGCGGCCAGGCAGATCAGGAAGATCGCGCCGAGCAGGACGCCCTTCATCAGGCTGTTGGTCGAGCCCGTCGACCCCTGCGGCGCGGCGGCCCGTGAGGACCAGGGCTGCACGCCGAGCACCAGCAGGCACCACATGGCGAGCCAGAGCCAGGTCGCCTTGCCTGTCTCCGCGTCCTCGGTGGTCCCCGGCACCGGTGGTGCCGTCAGCGTCATCGTCACAGCCCCGTCAGCATGGTCGACCCTGTCAGCGCAACGGCGGTGCGGCGGTCTCGGCCGGAGTGAAGTTGAGCGGGATGCCCAGCGAGTCGTCGTGCTTCGAGCAGCCGATCAGTACGACGCCGAGCACCGGCGCGCCCGCGAACTTCAGCGCGGCCGTGAGCCGGGTCAGGTCCGTCTCCTTGTCCTGACCGACCTGCACGACCAGCACCGACGCGTCGACCGCCGCGGCCAGTGGCGTGATCCCGTGCCGGCCGACCGAGGCCGGGCCGTGGATGACCACCGAGTACCCCGGGGGCAGGTCGGCCACGATCCCCGGCACCAGCGACGGGCCGATCGCGAGCGCGGACTCGTCGTGGCTCAGGCCGGGCGGCAGCACGTAGAGATCGGCGACCGTGCCAGGGCGGAACAACTTACGGGCCCGCACCGCGCGGGTGGCGGCCGGCTCGTTGACCAGATCGGTGAGGCCCTCGTGATCGGTCAGGTGCGACAACACCGGCGTACGCCGCAGGTCGGCCAGGACCAGCAGCGTCTCGCGACCGTCACGGGCGCTCGCCTCTGCCATCGCCAGCGCGATACCGGCCGAGTTCGGCGTGGGCGAGGCCGAGACGACCAGCAGTGCACCGGCGCCGCTCGAGCCGATCCCCTTCGGGTTCAGCTCACGGCGTGCCAGCGCGCCACTCGCCTCGGTGCCCAGCGCGGTGATCTCGGACGGTCCCAGCTGCGGGGAAGCGCGAAGCCAGAAGCGCAACCGGAAGCCGAGCCGGTAGCGCCGGTGGCCGATCGCGGCCGTGATGACCGGGGCGCTCGCTGCCCGCGCGGCCTGGTCGCGAGTCAGGATGAACGGGCTCAGATGGGTACTGACCAGGGCCAGGCCGAAGCCGAGCACCAGCCCGAGGATCGCGCCGACGGTGATGTCGCGCATCACCAGCGGCGACGACGAGGCGGTGTCCTTGGTAGCGGGCGTGACGAGCGTGCTGCTCGCGCCGACGCCGGTCAGCGCCTTGTTCATGGCGGATGCCTCGTCGGCGGCCTGCCGGGCCTCCGACGCGAGCCCGACCCGCTGGTCGCGCAGCGAGCTGGCTTCCTGGGTGTCGCCGCGCCCCTGGGCGTCGGCGATCTGCTCGAGCAGGTTCTTCGACTGGAGATTGGCGCTCTTGGCGCGGTCGGTGGCCTGGCTGGCCAGCGTGACCAGCAGCGTCTTGGCCTCGGTACTGCGCTGGGCCAGGTAGATCTGGGCGATCGCGTTGGCCCGGCGGACGGCCTCGTCGGCGGTCGGGCCGTCGATGGTGATCAGGTAGGCGTTGTCGGTGACCGCCTTCACCCGGGTCACTCCGGCCAGCGCCTGGACCGAGTCGTCCGTGGTCGGCATCTGCAGGAACTTGGCGACCTCGCGCAGGATCTGCGGGCTCGCCATCACCCGGGCCTGGGTCTCGGCCGGCAGGTCGAGGCCGAGTGGGCCGCTCTTGTCGCCACCGGTCGGCAGTTTGCCGACCAGGGCCGGCGGGACCGCCGGCCCGATCACGACCTGGCTGGACGCGGTCCAGCGCTCGGTCTGCGACAGTGAGAAGAACGCCGAGCTGCCGATGCCGAGCAGCACGCAGCCGATGATCAGCCATTTGTGCCGCAGGAGTGACTGTGCGGTGTCCCGCCAGACCACAGTGCCCGGTTCCATCCGGTGGTCCCCCAATTCCTCACTCAGCGCACTCCGACAGACAGGACTGCGCCGCTCCCCCGCCCGGCCGACCGGGCTTCCCGAGCCCTCACGGTGACCGGATCCCAACACTGATCACCACTGGCGACCGGATCCTTGCCGGGCCCAGGATATAGGCATCGGGTGGGCACCGAAACCGGACCGAGGTCACGGTCGGTACCTCGGTTCGGCCGGATCCGCTCCGGCCGGAAGCGGCAATCGTCCGTAACGTTCACGCAGAGTGACGATTGTGGGCGACTCGCCGGGTCTGACCGTTTGCAGACTGGTCAAAGCTCACTTTCTGTGGCCTACTCTGTTCTCGGGGGAATTCGGGGTTATCACGTAACGGGATCACTGGTACGGCGTCGGGGTAGACGCCGGTCCGAGGGGGGACACCGCAGGATGAAGAAGAGATGGCTTTTCGCGCGCCTGGGCACGGCCGGCGCGCTGGTGGCAGCGGCCGGAGTGATGGTGCTGGCACCGCCGGCCCAGAGCATCGAGGCCTCGCTGTCGGCGCAGAACAGCCCGGTCTGGCAGACCAACGCCAGTGTCCAGGGCATCACCGTGGCCGCTGGGAAGGCCTACGTCGGTGGACGGTTCACCAGCGTCCGCCCGCCGGGCTCGCCGCTGGGCACCAACGAGGTCGGCCAGGCCTACCTGGCCGCCTTCGACGCGACCACCGGCGACCTGGTCGCCTCGTTCAACCCGGTCCTCGACGGCCAGGTGTACGCCGTGGCCGCCTCGGCCGACGGCTCGCGGGTCTTCATCGGCGGTGACTTCACCAACGTCAACGGCGTGACCCGCAACCGGGTCGCCGCCTTCGACACCGCCACCGGCGCGCTGGTGCCGAACTGGAAGCCCTCGGTCTCCTACCGGGTCAAGTCGATCGCGGTCTCCGGCGACACCGTGTACTTCGGTGGCTCCTTCGGCCTGGTGAACGGCATCGACCGGCTCCGGCTCGCCGCCGTGACCGCCGACCTCGGCACCTTGTTGCCCTGGGCCCCTTCCACCAACGGCGACGTGTACGCCGTGGACGTGGCCGACGACGGCTCCAAGGCCTACGCCGGTGGCCAGTTCAGCACCGTCAACGGCACCAACCAGAACACCGTCACCAGCCTCGACCCGGTGACCGGCGCGGTGCTGCCGTTCGCCGGCGCCTCCGCGGTCCCGCCGCCGAACGGCTCCTGCACCACCCGGGTCAAGTCGATCGACGCCTCGGGTGACACCGTCTACTTCGGCAACGGTGGTGACGGCGGTGGCTGCTTCGACGGCACCTGGGCCGTCGACATCGCGACCAACACGCTGAAGTGGAAGAACCAGTGCCTGGGCGCCACCGAGGCGGTCAAGATGGTGAACGGCTGGCTCTACAAGGCCTCCCACGCGCACGACTGCGCCTACAACGGCGCCGGCGCCTTCCCGCAGGGCTTCGGCTACCGCTTCCTGCTCGCCGAGAACCCGGCCGACGGCAAGATCGGCCCGTGGTTCCCGAACACCAACGCCGGTCCGCCCACCGAGGTCGGCCCGCTGGCGCTCGCGACCGGCGGCTCGGACCTGTGGGTCGGTGGCGACTTCACCACCACCAACGGTGCCGGCCAGCAGGGTCTGACCCGCTTCACCAACGCCGGACCGGGTGCCGCTCCGGCCAAGCCGGCCAAGCTGCTGCCGTCCTCGGTCAAGGCCGGCGAGGTCCAGATCCACTTCCCCACCGTCGTGGACAACGACGACAGCACGCTGACCTACCGGCTGCTGAAGGGGTTCAGCAACACCACCATCGCGACCTGGACCGCCACCTCGACGCCGTGGGACAAGCCGTGGCTGCACTACACCGACACCGACGTGACACCGGGTGAGGTGACCAACTACCGGGTCGAGGTGACCGACGGTACGACGACGATCCGGGGCAACTACTCCGATCCGCTCACGGTGGCGAGCGCCACCAGTACGGCGTACGACGAGATCATCAAGTCCGACGGCCCGCAGGCGTACTGGCGGCTCGGTGAGGCGTCGGGCACGACCACCTCGACCGACTCCTCCGGCCAGAGCAACAACGGCACCTACAGCGGCATGACGCTCGGCAGCTCCGGCAAGGTGAGCGGCAACACGGCGGCCACGACCAGCTCGAGCAACGGCCGGATGGCCGGCGAGAAGGCCTACAGCATGCCGCAGCAGTTCACCGTGGAGGCCTGGTTCAAGCAGAGCTTCCTGCGCGGTGGCCGGATCGTCGGCTTCGGCAACTCCAAGACCGGCAACAGCAGCTCCACCGACCGGATGCTGTACCTGCGCTCCAACGGCCAGGTCACCTTCGGCGTCAACGACGGCAGTCAGCGCACCATCAACAGCACGTCGAACAAGAACAACAGCGCCTGGCACCACGCGGTCGGCACCTACGACAACGGCGTCATGAAGCTGTACGTCGACGGGGTGCTGGCCGGCAGCCAGACGGTCGGTCAGGCCTCCCTCTACTACGGCTGGTGGCGAGTCGGCTACGACACCACCAACTCGTGGTCCGGTGGCGGCGCGACGCAGACCGGCATGGTCATCGACGAGGCGGCGGTCTACCCGTACGCACTCACCGCCGGTCAGGTCCTGAACCACTACAACGCGGGCTGACCGGAGACCGGCGGACCGGTGCACGCTGAGCGGACGATCGAAGTTCCATAGCACAAACTCATAACGCCGGTGGGAGCCTGCCTTCCAGTTGGTCTCCCACCGGCGCTAGATTTCGGACGCTCATGGACTTTCCCCCCGCCCAGTCCTAAGGAAGTTATGAAGAAGCTAGTTCTGGCCGTTGTGACCGCTGCCGCCGTGCTCGGCGCGGCACTGATCCCCTCCGGTCCACCGGTGGAAGCAGCCACGTCCGGATTCGCCTCCGCCGTGTCCGCGATCAAGCAGCTGTCGTGGCAGACCAACTCCAGTGTCAACGCGCTGGCAGTCACCGGTAACACGGTGTACGCCGGTGGCCTGTTCACCCGGATCAGGCAGCCCGGCAAGCCGGCCGGTCAGGGCGAGGCGGCCCGGACCTACATCGCCGCGTTCAACCGCACCACCGGCGCGCCGCTGGCGTTCGCGCCGAAGCTCAACGGCGCCGTCTGGTCGATCGCGACCAGCCCGGACGGCAACTGGGTCGTCATCGGCGGTGACTTCACCACCGTGAACGGCATCAAGCGCAACCGGATCGCGATGTTCAGCGTCAAGACCGGCAAGCTGGTCCAGGCCTGGGACCCGTCGGTGTCCACCCGGGTCAAGGCGATCGCGATCTTCGGCAACAGCGTCTTCTTCGGCGGCTCGTTCGGCCGCGTCGACAACGTCACCCGCAACCACCTCGCCGCCGTCCGGTTGATCCAGGGCGATCTGCTGCCCTGGAACCCGAACGCCGACGACGAGGTCTACGCGATCGATCTGTCCGACAACGGCACCCGGGTGTTCGTCGGCGGTCCGTTCCGGCGGATCAACAACAAGGACCACTACTCGCTGGCGATGACCAACAACACCACCGGTGCCGCCTACACGATGCCCGCCGCGGCGGCCATCCCGAAGCCGACCGCGACCTGCACGACGCGGGTCAAGGACATCGACACGCTCGGCAACAAGGTGTTCGTCGCGAACGGCGGCGACGGCGGCGGCTGCTACGACGGCGTACTGGCGGCCGACGCGACCACGGGCCAGCTGCTCTGGAAGAACAACTGCCTGGGCGCCACCGAGGCGATCAAGGCGATCGGGAACTGGGTCTACAAGGGCTCGCACGCGCACAGTTGCCCGGGCGCCTTCCCGGACGGCACCGGCACCCACTACCTGCTGGTGGAGAGCGCGATCAACGGCAACATCGGGCCGTGGTTCCCGAACACCGACGCCAACCAGAGCAGCACCACCAAGGTCGGCCCGCTGGCGTTCGCGTCCGGCGGCAACGACCTGTGGGTGGGCGGTGACTTCGTGCACGTCAACGGCAAGATCCAGCAGGGTCTGACCCGGTTCACCAACGCCGCGGGGGGCGCGGCGCCGGCGGCACCGAAGGTCCCGGCCGTTTCGCGCGCGGTGACCAACCAGATCGCTGTCCACTTCAAGGACAGCTACGACCTGGACAACCTGTCCCTGACCTACAACGTGTTCCGCGGAGCGACGAACATCAGCTCGCAGAAGCTCACGACGTAC encodes:
- a CDS encoding O-antigen ligase family protein, which translates into the protein MTLTAPPVPGTTEDAETGKATWLWLAMWCLLVLGVQPWSSRAAAPQGSTGSTNSLMKGVLLGAIFLICLAATKPGFRTRASPTTTLYVAYALFATATAFLLADPGGPLLRLARFMIGLILLFMLWRPLIRVPERLIRAHLFAHLLLALTVVLSVVWRPSVAWRPLSSFGTGYRLQGVLIPMLPPRVGEVGAILLGLAIIAFFARKISFIPAGVMITIGVVLVAASRTRTAAAAVAVGLVLALFLTRKSWFSRIASISVPALLGLAFLVVPSLQTWLLRGQGTKQISSLSGRTTSWQYVLDEDVSLQTAIIGHGLGNKRVLLRRGEGDIDVMAIDNSWLSLYWETGLLAVAIVGVAFILAWASVLRAPTPYVKASGALLLGYVTVASLNESGLSDLSSMTLHLLVAAAVCDADRLRALANPPPLKPVKQRYI
- a CDS encoding Wzz/FepE/Etk N-terminal domain-containing protein, with amino-acid sequence MEPGTVVWRDTAQSLLRHKWLIIGCVLLGIGSSAFFSLSQTERWTASSQVVIGPAVPPALVGKLPTGGDKSGPLGLDLPAETQARVMASPQILREVAKFLQMPTTDDSVQALAGVTRVKAVTDNAYLITIDGPTADEAVRRANAIAQIYLAQRSTEAKTLLVTLASQATDRAKSANLQSKNLLEQIADAQGRGDTQEASSLRDQRVGLASEARQAADEASAMNKALTGVGASSTLVTPATKDTASSSPLVMRDITVGAILGLVLGFGLALVSTHLSPFILTRDQAARAASAPVITAAIGHRRYRLGFRLRFWLRASPQLGPSEITALGTEASGALARRELNPKGIGSSGAGALLVVSASPTPNSAGIALAMAEASARDGRETLLVLADLRRTPVLSHLTDHEGLTDLVNEPAATRAVRARKLFRPGTVADLYVLPPGLSHDESALAIGPSLVPGIVADLPPGYSVVIHGPASVGRHGITPLAAAVDASVLVVQVGQDKETDLTRLTAALKFAGAPVLGVVLIGCSKHDDSLGIPLNFTPAETAAPPLR
- a CDS encoding LamG-like jellyroll fold domain-containing protein; translation: MKKRWLFARLGTAGALVAAAGVMVLAPPAQSIEASLSAQNSPVWQTNASVQGITVAAGKAYVGGRFTSVRPPGSPLGTNEVGQAYLAAFDATTGDLVASFNPVLDGQVYAVAASADGSRVFIGGDFTNVNGVTRNRVAAFDTATGALVPNWKPSVSYRVKSIAVSGDTVYFGGSFGLVNGIDRLRLAAVTADLGTLLPWAPSTNGDVYAVDVADDGSKAYAGGQFSTVNGTNQNTVTSLDPVTGAVLPFAGASAVPPPNGSCTTRVKSIDASGDTVYFGNGGDGGGCFDGTWAVDIATNTLKWKNQCLGATEAVKMVNGWLYKASHAHDCAYNGAGAFPQGFGYRFLLAENPADGKIGPWFPNTNAGPPTEVGPLALATGGSDLWVGGDFTTTNGAGQQGLTRFTNAGPGAAPAKPAKLLPSSVKAGEVQIHFPTVVDNDDSTLTYRLLKGFSNTTIATWTATSTPWDKPWLHYTDTDVTPGEVTNYRVEVTDGTTTIRGNYSDPLTVASATSTAYDEIIKSDGPQAYWRLGEASGTTTSTDSSGQSNNGTYSGMTLGSSGKVSGNTAATTSSSNGRMAGEKAYSMPQQFTVEAWFKQSFLRGGRIVGFGNSKTGNSSSTDRMLYLRSNGQVTFGVNDGSQRTINSTSNKNNSAWHHAVGTYDNGVMKLYVDGVLAGSQTVGQASLYYGWWRVGYDTTNSWSGGGATQTGMVIDEAAVYPYALTAGQVLNHYNAG
- a CDS encoding fibronectin type III domain-containing protein, which encodes MKKLVLAVVTAAAVLGAALIPSGPPVEAATSGFASAVSAIKQLSWQTNSSVNALAVTGNTVYAGGLFTRIRQPGKPAGQGEAARTYIAAFNRTTGAPLAFAPKLNGAVWSIATSPDGNWVVIGGDFTTVNGIKRNRIAMFSVKTGKLVQAWDPSVSTRVKAIAIFGNSVFFGGSFGRVDNVTRNHLAAVRLIQGDLLPWNPNADDEVYAIDLSDNGTRVFVGGPFRRINNKDHYSLAMTNNTTGAAYTMPAAAAIPKPTATCTTRVKDIDTLGNKVFVANGGDGGGCYDGVLAADATTGQLLWKNNCLGATEAIKAIGNWVYKGSHAHSCPGAFPDGTGTHYLLVESAINGNIGPWFPNTDANQSSTTKVGPLAFASGGNDLWVGGDFVHVNGKIQQGLTRFTNAAGGAAPAAPKVPAVSRAVTNQIAVHFKDSYDLDNLSLTYNVFRGATNISSQKLTTYYWQPRKTIIVVDKGVKKGQTVSYHIEIHDGRNIMKGPAVTVKVP